The Agromyces marinus genome window below encodes:
- the cydD gene encoding thiol reductant ABC exporter subunit CydD, whose amino-acid sequence MRPFDPRLLRRSRAARGFLAAGGALALLQAGATVGFAWALATLVTGVIAGQVPGGAGAMTAVLLATAGIRALAGWLWEWLGSAGAMRVKSGLRADLLLALERSGPSSRPGGTARAATLLGPGLDALDEYFGRYLPQLVLTAVATPVLVAAAWAADWVSGLILLIVLPLIPVFMALIGMATEVVQRKQWSRLQALARGFLEVVGGLSTLMVFGRAERQAGRIRRVTDEYRSSTMKVLRVTFLSGFTLELAGSLSVALVAVSIGLRLVAGDMTFAPGLFVLILAPEVFLPIRNVGAAFHAATAGLEASRDALDQLDRADAADAPVADPEAVASAASTRGGLRARGLVVRRDGRPVVGPVDLDGARGEVVALVGPSGSGKSSVLAAMLGFADASGELALDGRALGAQRRGSIAWSAQTARLFEGTVAENVRLGAPDADPTLLERALAVGGVDVPADLALGPSGAGLSGGQAQRVAVARAVHRALATDAPLLLLDEPTSALDADLERTMARELVEFARSGRIVVVATHRGALASAADRVVAIQEAAHV is encoded by the coding sequence GTGCGCCCGTTCGATCCCCGACTGCTCCGGCGCTCGCGCGCCGCGCGCGGCTTCCTCGCCGCGGGCGGCGCGCTCGCGCTGCTGCAGGCCGGGGCGACGGTCGGCTTCGCGTGGGCGCTCGCGACCCTCGTGACCGGAGTCATCGCCGGGCAGGTGCCGGGCGGTGCCGGCGCGATGACGGCCGTGCTGCTCGCGACGGCCGGCATCCGCGCCCTCGCCGGGTGGCTCTGGGAGTGGCTCGGCTCGGCTGGCGCGATGCGGGTGAAGTCCGGACTGCGCGCCGACCTGCTGCTCGCGCTCGAGCGGTCCGGGCCGTCGAGCCGGCCGGGCGGGACCGCCCGTGCGGCGACGCTCCTCGGACCGGGGCTGGACGCCCTCGACGAGTACTTCGGCCGGTACCTGCCGCAGCTCGTGCTCACTGCGGTCGCGACGCCGGTCCTGGTCGCCGCGGCGTGGGCGGCCGACTGGGTCTCCGGGCTCATCCTGCTGATCGTGCTGCCGCTCATCCCGGTGTTCATGGCCCTCATCGGCATGGCCACCGAGGTCGTGCAGCGCAAGCAGTGGAGCCGGTTGCAGGCCCTCGCGCGCGGGTTCCTCGAGGTGGTCGGCGGCCTCTCGACGCTCATGGTGTTCGGCCGTGCCGAGCGGCAGGCCGGTCGCATCCGGCGCGTCACCGACGAGTACCGGTCGAGCACGATGAAGGTGCTGCGGGTCACGTTCCTGTCGGGCTTCACGCTCGAGCTCGCGGGCAGCCTCTCGGTCGCCCTCGTCGCGGTCTCGATCGGGCTTCGGCTCGTCGCGGGCGACATGACGTTCGCTCCCGGGCTGTTCGTGCTGATCCTGGCACCCGAGGTGTTCCTGCCGATCCGGAACGTCGGCGCGGCGTTCCATGCGGCGACCGCGGGCCTCGAGGCCTCGCGCGATGCGCTCGACCAGCTCGACCGGGCGGATGCCGCGGACGCGCCGGTCGCCGACCCGGAGGCGGTGGCATCCGCCGCGTCGACCCGCGGCGGGCTGCGCGCGCGGGGGCTGGTGGTGCGCCGCGACGGACGACCGGTCGTCGGGCCGGTCGACCTCGACGGAGCGAGGGGCGAGGTGGTCGCGCTCGTCGGCCCGAGCGGATCGGGCAAGTCGTCGGTGCTGGCGGCGATGCTCGGGTTCGCGGATGCCTCGGGCGAACTCGCCCTCGACGGGCGCGCGCTCGGCGCGCAGCGGCGGGGGAGCATCGCCTGGTCGGCCCAGACGGCCCGACTGTTCGAGGGCACCGTGGCTGAGAACGTGCGGCTCGGCGCGCCGGATGCGGACCCGACGCTCCTCGAGCGGGCCCTGGCCGTCGGCGGCGTCGACGTCCCGGCCGACCTCGCGCTCGGGCCGTCGGGAGCGGGACTCTCGGGAGGGCAGGCGCAGCGGGTCGCCGTCGCGCGGGCCGTGCACCGGGCACTCGCGACGGATGCGCCGCTGCTGCTGCTCGACGAGCCCACCTCGGCGCTCGACGCCGACCTCGAGCGCACCATGGCCCGCGAGCTCGTCGAGTTCGCCCGGTCGGGGCGCATCGTCGTGGTCGCGACCCACCGGGGTGCGCTCGCGTCCGCGGCCGACCGGGTCGTCGCGATCCAGGAGGCGGCGCATGTCTGA
- a CDS encoding cytochrome ubiquinol oxidase subunit I, translated as MNDLLDPLLLARWQFGLTTVYHFLFVPITIGLATSAAVFQTAWVRTGKVEYLRITRFFGTIFLINFAMGVVTGIVQEFQFGMNWSEYSRFVGDVFGAPLALEGLLAFFLEATFIGLWIFGWNRLPQKVHLATIWATAIGTILSAYFIIAANAFMQNPVAYRMNAERGRAELTDIWELLTNPVALAAFPHTITASFMVSSGLIISAAAWHLARNQHLDTMRPALKFGLWGMVVWGALTTIFGDQLSLAMVATQPMKMAAAEATYDTVCGADASFSLFTLGTPDGSSELFSVRVPYLLSLLSTHSLDGCVEGINQLQAEYTELYGPGDYTPIIWVTYWAFRWMIGLGMLHVLVAVVGLWLTRGGRLPKQPWIWKAAVWSFPLSLGAMIVGWVFTEMGRQPWIVFKLLPTESAVSPNVTGLEVLISLVAFTLVYGALAVVEFRLIVRAVQKGPPEIEPDPESGEVEHVETVY; from the coding sequence GTGAACGACCTCCTCGATCCGTTGCTGCTCGCCAGATGGCAGTTCGGGCTCACCACGGTCTACCACTTCCTGTTCGTGCCGATCACGATCGGCCTGGCGACCTCGGCCGCCGTGTTCCAGACCGCCTGGGTGCGCACCGGCAAGGTCGAGTACCTCCGCATCACGCGCTTCTTCGGAACGATCTTCCTCATCAACTTCGCGATGGGCGTGGTCACCGGCATCGTCCAGGAGTTCCAGTTCGGCATGAACTGGTCGGAGTACTCGCGTTTCGTCGGCGACGTGTTCGGGGCCCCGCTCGCCCTCGAGGGCCTGCTCGCGTTCTTCCTCGAGGCGACCTTCATCGGACTGTGGATCTTCGGCTGGAACCGGCTTCCGCAGAAGGTGCACCTCGCGACGATCTGGGCGACCGCGATCGGCACCATCCTCTCGGCCTACTTCATCATCGCGGCGAACGCCTTCATGCAGAACCCCGTCGCCTACCGGATGAACGCCGAGCGGGGACGAGCCGAGCTCACCGACATCTGGGAACTGCTGACCAACCCCGTCGCGCTCGCGGCGTTCCCGCACACGATCACGGCGTCGTTCATGGTCAGTTCGGGCCTCATCATCAGCGCCGCGGCCTGGCACCTCGCGCGCAACCAGCACCTGGACACCATGCGGCCGGCGCTGAAGTTCGGCCTGTGGGGCATGGTGGTCTGGGGCGCCCTGACGACGATCTTCGGCGACCAGCTCAGCCTCGCGATGGTCGCCACCCAGCCCATGAAGATGGCGGCCGCCGAGGCGACCTACGACACCGTGTGCGGGGCGGATGCCTCGTTCTCGCTGTTCACGCTCGGCACGCCTGACGGATCGAGCGAGCTGTTCTCGGTCCGAGTGCCCTACCTGCTCTCGCTGCTGTCGACCCACTCGCTCGACGGCTGCGTCGAGGGCATCAACCAGCTCCAGGCCGAGTACACCGAGCTGTACGGCCCCGGCGACTACACCCCGATCATCTGGGTGACGTACTGGGCGTTCCGCTGGATGATCGGCCTCGGCATGCTGCACGTGCTCGTCGCGGTCGTCGGGCTGTGGCTCACGCGCGGCGGCAGGCTGCCGAAGCAGCCCTGGATCTGGAAGGCCGCGGTGTGGAGCTTCCCGCTCTCGCTCGGGGCGATGATCGTCGGCTGGGTGTTCACCGAGATGGGCCGCCAACCCTGGATCGTGTTCAAGCTGCTCCCGACCGAATCGGCCGTCTCGCCCAACGTGACCGGGCTCGAGGTGCTCATCTCGCTGGTCGCCTTCACGCTCGTCTACGGGGCGCTCGCGGTCGTCGAGTTCCGCCTCATCGTCCGTGCCGTGCAGAAGGGCCCGCCCGAGATCGAACCCGACCCGGAGTCGGGCGAGGTCGAACACGTCGAGACGGTCTACTAG
- a CDS encoding M56 family metallopeptidase, which produces MIAAALLLGALALALAWPVPVALSRANWPARSPATALVLWQAIALGGGLSMIGALLAFGAAPAGSLGSATAELLPAFHGGPIPVHFGVVHLASLTLAVGLAVHLALNLLTTAVRAERARRRQHRLIDLLASPVQAGSGARVLAHPTPAAYCVPGLRTATVITEGLVDLLDEDELRAVIDHERAHLDQFHHLVLLAFRSWHAALPWFPIANRAERSVTVLTEMLADDAPRRRIGAAPLRSALLRVGTSGEPGAYADAGGVTPDEGMLERRLARLAPGLLPLGRDARTAVWSLSAAIVVVPSAVIATIAF; this is translated from the coding sequence GTGATCGCCGCAGCCCTCCTGCTCGGCGCGCTCGCGCTGGCCCTCGCGTGGCCGGTGCCCGTCGCGCTCTCGCGCGCGAACTGGCCGGCACGCTCCCCCGCGACCGCGCTCGTGCTGTGGCAGGCGATCGCGCTCGGCGGCGGCCTCTCGATGATCGGCGCCCTGCTCGCGTTCGGCGCCGCGCCGGCCGGCTCGCTCGGATCGGCCACCGCCGAACTCCTCCCCGCGTTCCACGGCGGTCCGATCCCCGTGCACTTCGGCGTGGTGCACCTCGCGTCGCTCACGCTCGCCGTCGGCCTCGCAGTCCACCTGGCGCTGAACCTCCTGACGACCGCCGTGCGCGCCGAGCGCGCGCGGCGACGCCAGCACCGCCTCATCGACCTGCTCGCGAGCCCGGTGCAGGCGGGCTCCGGCGCCCGAGTGCTCGCCCATCCGACGCCGGCCGCGTACTGCGTGCCCGGGCTGCGCACCGCGACGGTGATCACCGAGGGCCTGGTCGACCTGCTCGACGAGGACGAACTCCGCGCGGTCATCGACCACGAACGCGCGCACCTCGACCAGTTCCACCACCTCGTGCTCCTGGCGTTCCGGTCGTGGCACGCCGCCCTGCCCTGGTTCCCGATCGCGAACCGCGCCGAACGATCCGTCACCGTGCTGACCGAGATGCTCGCCGACGACGCGCCGCGTCGCCGCATCGGCGCCGCACCGCTGCGGAGCGCGCTGCTGCGGGTCGGCACGTCCGGCGAGCCGGGCGCCTACGCGGATGCCGGCGGGGTGACGCCCGACGAGGGCATGCTCGAGCGCCGGCTCGCCCGGCTCGCCCCCGGCCTCCTCCCGCTCGGGCGCGACGCGCGCACCGCCGTGTGGTCCCTGTCGGCCGCCATCGTCGTCGTGCCTTCCGCAGTCATCGCGACGATCGCGTTCTGA
- the cydB gene encoding cytochrome d ubiquinol oxidase subunit II: protein MDLAVLWFWIVAFMFVGYFVLDGFDFGVGMSLPFLGRDDTDRRVLINTIGPVWDLNETWVIVAGASLFAAFPEWYATLFSGFYLALLVILLALIARGVSFEYRHQRPEAEWKRRFDLMIIVGSAVPALLWGVAFANIVQGVPLDADHNYIGTLFDLLNPYALLGGLTTLLLFFTHGVVFVALKTDGDIRRRARRLATRAGLATIVVAATFLVWTGFAHGTVWFWALAAVAALALIGSWLANARGAEGVAFGLMAATIGAAVFALFAALFPEVMPASNDPANSLTIENASSTPYTLTVMSWTALIFLPLILAYQGWTYWVFRKRVTRRQVDPAAVG, encoded by the coding sequence ATGGATCTCGCAGTGCTCTGGTTCTGGATCGTCGCGTTCATGTTCGTCGGCTACTTCGTGCTCGACGGCTTCGACTTCGGCGTCGGCATGTCGTTGCCCTTCCTCGGCAGGGACGACACCGACCGGCGGGTGCTCATCAACACCATCGGCCCCGTGTGGGACCTCAACGAGACCTGGGTCATCGTCGCGGGCGCGTCGCTGTTCGCCGCCTTCCCCGAGTGGTACGCGACCCTCTTCTCCGGGTTCTACCTCGCCCTGCTCGTCATCCTGCTCGCGCTCATCGCGCGCGGCGTCTCGTTCGAGTACCGCCACCAGCGGCCCGAGGCCGAGTGGAAGCGCCGTTTCGACCTGATGATCATCGTCGGCTCCGCGGTGCCGGCCCTGCTGTGGGGCGTCGCGTTCGCGAACATCGTGCAGGGCGTGCCGCTGGACGCCGACCACAACTACATCGGCACGCTGTTCGACCTGCTCAACCCGTACGCCCTGCTCGGCGGGCTCACGACGCTGCTGCTGTTCTTCACCCACGGCGTGGTGTTCGTCGCGCTCAAGACCGACGGGGACATCCGTCGCCGGGCCCGACGCCTCGCGACGCGCGCGGGGCTCGCGACGATCGTCGTCGCGGCGACGTTCCTGGTGTGGACCGGATTCGCGCACGGCACCGTCTGGTTCTGGGCCCTGGCCGCGGTCGCGGCGCTGGCGCTCATCGGGTCGTGGCTGGCGAACGCGCGCGGCGCCGAGGGCGTGGCGTTCGGACTCATGGCCGCGACGATCGGAGCGGCGGTGTTCGCGCTCTTCGCGGCGCTGTTCCCGGAGGTCATGCCGGCCTCGAACGACCCCGCGAACAGCCTCACGATCGAGAACGCGTCGAGCACGCCGTACACGCTCACCGTCATGAGCTGGACCGCGCTGATCTTCCTGCCGCTGATCCTCGCCTACCAGGGGTGGACGTACTGGGTGTTCCGCAAGCGCGTCACCCGACGTCAGGTCGACCCCGCCGCCGTGGGCTGA
- a CDS encoding BlaI/MecI/CopY family transcriptional regulator, which yields MAGLGELERSVMEQLWISDESLTANEVRDRLAASSEPGRAPATTTVLTVLSRLERKGFVTRTRESRPHHYSALLSRADHTAELMHEVLSSSSDRDAALARFVGTVSAGEASTLRKLLDDLIRT from the coding sequence ATGGCAGGTCTCGGCGAACTCGAGCGCTCCGTCATGGAGCAGCTCTGGATCAGCGACGAGTCGCTCACCGCGAACGAGGTGCGCGACCGGCTCGCGGCATCCTCGGAGCCAGGCAGGGCCCCCGCGACCACGACCGTGCTCACCGTCCTCTCGCGCCTCGAGCGCAAGGGATTCGTCACCCGCACCCGGGAATCGCGCCCGCACCACTACTCGGCACTGCTCTCCAGAGCCGACCACACCGCAGAACTCATGCACGAGGTCCTCTCGAGTTCCTCCGACCGCGACGCGGCACTCGCGCGCTTCGTCGGAACCGTCAGCGCCGGCGAAGCGAGCACGCTCCGCAAGCTGCTCGACGACCTCATCCGCACCTGA
- a CDS encoding DedA family protein encodes MNELLDGILETVQGVDPVVRTLLAGIGIMLETSVLIGLVVPGDSIVIVASTGVEGSVEFIALALTVIIGALVGESIGFALGRWFGPHIQHSRLGRRIGDHNWHRAQRYLARRGGPAVFISRFLPVLHSLVPLTVGMSEMSYRRFLAWTAPACVIWSFAYVGVGSAAAGGYRELSDSLHWAGYLFVGAIVVFLILAWLGKRLLMRLEARHMDDTGAHRTPAAPANDGTTPTLDGTATTDEGPAATATDPSERKTLP; translated from the coding sequence GTGAACGAGTTGCTCGACGGCATCCTCGAGACGGTGCAGGGCGTCGACCCGGTCGTCCGCACCCTGCTCGCCGGCATCGGCATCATGCTCGAGACCTCGGTCCTCATCGGGCTCGTCGTCCCGGGCGACTCGATCGTCATCGTGGCCTCCACCGGCGTCGAGGGCTCCGTCGAGTTCATCGCCCTCGCGCTCACCGTCATCATCGGCGCCCTCGTCGGCGAGAGCATCGGCTTCGCGCTCGGGCGATGGTTCGGCCCGCACATCCAGCACTCCCGCCTCGGGCGGCGCATCGGCGACCACAACTGGCATCGCGCGCAGCGATACCTCGCGCGGCGCGGCGGCCCGGCCGTGTTCATCTCCCGGTTCCTGCCCGTACTGCATTCGCTCGTGCCGCTCACGGTCGGCATGAGCGAGATGAGCTACCGCCGGTTCCTCGCGTGGACCGCGCCCGCGTGCGTCATCTGGTCCTTCGCCTACGTCGGGGTCGGCTCAGCGGCTGCGGGCGGCTATCGGGAACTCAGCGACAGCCTGCACTGGGCCGGGTACCTGTTCGTCGGCGCGATCGTGGTCTTCCTGATCCTCGCGTGGCTCGGCAAGAGGCTGCTCATGCGACTCGAGGCGCGCCACATGGACGACACCGGGGCGCACCGCACGCCCGCCGCCCCGGCGAACGACGGCACCACCCCGACGCTCGACGGCACCGCCACGACGGACGAGGGGCCGGCCGCGACCGCGACCGACCCCTCCGAGCGGAAGACGCTGCCCTAG